Proteins encoded in a region of the Vicia villosa cultivar HV-30 ecotype Madison, WI linkage group LG5, Vvil1.0, whole genome shotgun sequence genome:
- the LOC131606606 gene encoding pentatricopeptide repeat-containing protein At1g34160-like codes for MTAHINLYSLLQKCNSLIHMKQLQAYLITTGKFQFHPSRTKLIELFAISPAGNLSFAAKIFRQIQNPSTNDYNAILRGLAQSPEPTQSISWYRNMLRCHQKIDALTCSFALKGCARALAFSEATQLHSQLLRFGFDADALLLTTLLDVYAKTGFLDASQKVFDGMVKRDIASWNAMISGLAQGSRPNEAIDLFNRMKEEGWKPNDVTVLGALSACSQLGALKQGEIVHGYVVDEKLDKNVIVCNAVIDMYAKCGFVDKAYLVFDSMSCRKSLITWNTMIMAFAMNGDGYKALDLLDRMASDGTCPDAVSYLAALCACNHAGLVDEGVRLFDSMKVSGVKLNVKHYGSVVDLLGRAGRLKEAYDIINSMPVLPDVVLWQTLLGASKTYGNVEMAEMASKKLVEMGSNSCGDFVLLSNVYAAQQRWKDVGRVREAMVINDVRKVPGFSYTEIDGRIHKFINRDQSHPNSKEIYAKLDEIKFRIKGYGYIAETNLVLHDIGDEDKENALNYHSEKLAVAYGLISTVDGTPIQVIKNLRICVDCHAFIKIISNIFNREIIVRDRARFHRFKDGVCSCRDYW; via the coding sequence ATGACCGCTCATATTAACTTATATTCACTGTTGCAGAAATGCAACTCTCTCATTCACATGAAGCAGCTCCAAGCCTATCTCATAACCACTGGCAAATTCCAATTCCACCCTTCCCGCACCAAACTTATTGAACTCTTCGCCATCTCTCCCGCCGGCAACCTCTCTTTCGCCGCTAAAATTTTCCGGCAAATCCAAAACCCCTCCACAAACGACTACAACGCCATTCTTCGAGGCCTCGCCCAAAGCCCCGAACCAACTCAGTCCATTTCATGGTACCGCAACATGTTACGCTGCCATCAGAAGATCGATGCTTTGACATGCTCCTTCGCTCTCAAGGGCTGCGCGCGTGCGTTAGCTTTCTCTGAAGCAACCCAGTTGCATTCTCAGCTTCTGCGTTTTGGGTTTGATGCTGATGCATTATTACTTACTACTTTGTTGGATGTGTATGCGAAAACTGGTTTTCTTGATGCTTCACAGAAGGTGTTTGATGGAATGGTGAAGCGAGATATTGCTTCTTGGAATGCAATGATTTCTGGGTTGGCTCAAGGGAGTCGACCCAATGAGGCTATAGATTTGTTTAACAGGATGAAGGAAGAGGGATGGAAGCCTAATGATGTGACTGTTCTCGGTGCGCTCTCGGCTTGTTCTCAGTTGGGTGCTTTGAAGCAGGGGGAGATTGTTCATGGGTATGTTGTGGATGAGAAGTTAGACAAGAATGTGATTGTTTGTAATGCTGTTATTGATATGTATGCTAAATGTGGGTTTGTTGATAAAGCTTATTTGGTCTTTGATAGTATGAGTTGTAGGAAAAGTCTTATCACTTGGAATACAATGATTATGGCTTTTGCAATGAATGGCGATGGATACAAGGCACTCGATCTTTTGGATAGAATGGCTTCAGATGGAACATGTCCGGATGCAGTCTCGTATCTTGCTGCATTATGTGCATGCAACCATGCTGGATTGGTGGATGAAGGGGTTAGACTGTTTGATTCGATGAAGGTGTCTGGAGTGAAACTTAATGTTAAGCATTATGGGAGCGTGGTTGATTTGTTGGGTCGAGCGGGGAGGCTCAAAGAAGCATATGATATTATAAATTCCATGCCCGTGTTGCCTGATGTGGTTCTTTGGCAGACTTTGCTTGGGGCTAGCAAGACTTACGGGAATGTGGAAATGGCAGAGATGGCATCTAAGAAGCTGGTGGAGATGGGATCTAACAGTTGTGGAGATTTTGTCTTGCTGTCGAATGTTTATGCAGCACAGCAGAGGTGGAAGGATGTTGGGAGGGTGAGGGAGGCTATGGTAATTAATGACGTTAGGAAGGTACCTGGATTTAGCTACACAGAAATAGATGGTAGGATACACAAGTTTATAAATCGCGATCAGAGTCATCCGAATTCCAAAGAGATATATGCAAAGCTGGATGAGATCAAGTTTAGGATCAAAGGTTATGGATATATAGCTGAAACTAACCTTGTGTTGCATGATATAGGCGATGAGGACAAAGAGAATGCATTAAATTATCATAGTGAGAAGTTGGCTGTTGCTTATGGTTTAATTAGTACAGTTGATGGAACACCAATTCAGGTTATAAAGAACCTTAGAATATGTGTGGattgtcatgctttcataaaaattatatcaaatatttttaataggGAGATTATTGTGAGGGATCGAGCACGATTTCACAGATTTAAAGATGGTGTATGCTCTTGTAGAGATTATTGGTAA